DNA sequence from the Eptesicus fuscus isolate TK198812 chromosome 7, DD_ASM_mEF_20220401, whole genome shotgun sequence genome:
TGGTCAGGGTAGTGAGCGCTTTCCCATAGTTTCTCCCTTCCCTGCGGGCGGGCGGCAGGCAGAGGGCTCCTCGCCCCCGCCCTTCCTTACAGCTCAGGAAGGGTTTGAGGGTGGGTCAAATGGTCCTGCTTTACCCCATTTCTGGAGATGATCTGTGATCTGGCTTTTGAAGTATGAATAGGAGTTTGCCAGGTGAACGTGAATGCAAAGGccattgcggggggggggagggggggaaagaaggCACGTGCCgaggcgggggcaggggacaCACAGGTGCAGAGGTCTGAGCGCAGTTCCCCAGGACGGTGTTAGGATgggcggggaggctgggaggttGGCGGAGAGCGATGTGAGCACTCCGGGGCCGTCCTAACAGTCTGGGTGTCTGTAACGTTGGTTTGCCCGGCTCCTGACACCTGctacctcccccttccctgcctctggTTCCCTGGAAATGACAATACGGTAGCGACTCTTCATTGAGTGCTGGTTCCATGCCGGGCAGCttggtgctccatgcacttcaggCATTGTCTCGTGAAACATTCACGATGACCTTAGGAAGTGGGACCTACTTtgatacccattttacaggtaaggaaactgaggctcagagaataaGAACAAACTTACTATATaacactatgtgccaggccctggctctAAGCATTTCACATAAATTAATTCGTTTAAAGGGTCACAATAGCCCTATGACCTTAGGTATTatttttgttcccattttacagatgtggaaaccaaGGCCCACGATTTTTGCCTGCATCCATACTCTCGTAATTATGAAATTGGGCATGGGCCTGAATTCCGGAGCCTCTGTGGCCCCTGTTaatcccaccctggggatgggtGTTTTTTTCACCCCACTTTTaccagccacacctgccaggatgTGTGGGTGGCCGGGGACCCACCATCTGTGAGGGCCTGGCAGGCGGCAGCTCCTGGGACTAACGGTGCAGTTGGGGCAGCTGAGAGGAGGCATCGCCCACGCTGTCCTTTACTGAGAGCTCTGAGGGGCAGTCACCTCCGTGACCCCCACGAGGCTCTGTTAGGGTCCCCTTCCTCGGGgaggactgaggcccagagagggcaggcgCCTCGCCCGAGGCCATGTGCCCGAGCGGGCTGAGCCAGAGCCATCAGCCCCCCTTCACGGTGAGTAGGAGCCCGGGGGGCCCCTGTGATGGGGCAGCTCTGTGCTTGGTCAGGGGCCGGTCCTGATCAGACACTGCCCCCCACTCTCCTGAGCCTCGGCCTTCCCGTCTATGGAGTGACGCTCGGGCCCTGGCTCTGTGGACCTCGGATGGGCGGGCAGGACAAGGGTCGCTCTGCCGGCCCTCACCACCCGTGTCTCACAGCGAGGCCGCCGCGATGCCGCACTTCCTGGACTGGTTCGTGCCTGTGTACCTGGTCGTCTCTGTCCTCATCCTGGTGGGCTTCGGCGCCTGCATCTACTACTTCGAGCCCGGCCTGCAGGAGGCACACAAGTGGCGGATGCAGCGCCCCGTGGCGGACCGGGACCTCCGTAAGACACTGATGGTCCGCGACAACCTGGCCTTTGGTGGCCCGGAGGCCTGAGctgcaggctctgggctggggctggcaccgggcaccctcccagcctggaggcctggggcagggggggaacCACCTCAGGGCCCTAGGCCATCCCTCCGCAGATGGCCCTGGGTGCTCCGGGCAGACCCCGGCTGTGGAAAGATGGGCACCTAAGGTGTCACTGCCGCTGGCCCAGGGCTTGCTCCCCACCTCAAGCTAGCTCCCCCCTGCCCGCCTTCTCCAGCTCCGgggacacccccaactgccccccagtgCCTTTGTGCTGCCCAgcactcctgcccctccctccacctgagtcCTGAGCCTCCCGGTCTCCCATTTCCCACCGAGTCCCCAGTTACCCTCAGATGGCACCCACCCCACAGCGGCCGCGCAGGCTGCCAAGCTCACCCAAGGAAAAGGCCCGCCTGGAGGGAGGTCGGCTGGGTCCAGACCAGCCCACCCCTCTGGACTCAGACTTGGCataggtgtgtgtggaggggtgtgagGGGGCAAGACCAGGGGGaaggaggagtgtgtgtgtgtgtgtgtgtgtgtgtgtgtgagagagagagagagagagagagagagagagagagagagagaaagagaggagagagagagagagagagaccgaatAAAGTGGACAGACACGTGGCGGGGAGGCATGTGTGCAGgtgagagggaaagtgggggcccCAGGCAAGGTGGGaggtgtggggatggggtgggctcCGTGGGCAGTGTgggggccagcagcagcagctccccGCTCCCTCTGCTGGACTTCCCTATCCCTATTCTGCATTCCAGGGCTGAGCCCAgcacccctgagccaggcccccagcccccaccccaccctggaggCCCCCTCCCGTGTGGAGCCTCACGTGGCCCTCACTCTCCTCCTCGGGCTTCCATCTTAATTTATTGCAATAAAAGACTTGGCGCTGTCTTTGCGGGACTGTCTCCGTCCCTGAAGGTAGGGTCATGCCAATCATCTCGCTGGGTTGGACTCAGGATCGGGATGGATCTCCGAGGGGGCAGAGCAGAATTTCTCACAGCGGCACCGTGACGTTCCGGACCCGATCGCTCTCTGTCGTGGGGGCTGTCCCGGGTTGTAGGATGTTGAATACCTCGGGGTCTCCACCAGGAGCACTTGCCCCCCTCTCCCAGGAATCCCTGGGGTAGAGAACCCACTAGATTATAAATTCAGgaacagagataaaaaaaaaaaaaacagcagggCCCCATGGTACCCtcaggggggggcgggcaggggaggttGTCCAGAGCTGGTGTAGTGGTCGGTTCCACGCAGTGGTCAGGGACCCGAGTGGCTCCCCTCTGGCTGCTTCACTGTACCGGGAAGTTGGCCCAATCCAGGGGCATCCTCTACATCCCcagcagcaggggggtgggggatggaataGGCTGCCCCCTCCCTTGACAGACCCTCCCTGATAGGCCACACCCCCTACTTTCCCTTACTTTCCACTGTCAATACTTAGGCACGTGGCTActcctagctgcaagggaggctgggaagtgtaGTCTTTAGCTGGGTGGCTACATGTCCATGTGAAAAGTCCACTTCCTTGAGTGAGGGGGAACAGGTGAGACAGCTACCATTCCATTTGTGCAGGGGTTTGTCTGAGGCCACAGGGCAGTGGGCTGAGAGGGGGACTGGCTCTACTGACCCCAGACCAGGGCTCATTCTCACACATGTCCTCTAAGGAGCCAGGGAGGGCAGAGCTGCCTTCTCTCCCCTGGAGGGCCCTGCTGCTCTTCctccctggggcagaggcaggagctgTCTTACCGagcagggtgagggtgaggccGAGGGGCCCTCAGGGTCACAGCTGAGCGTGTCCTTCAGTTCCCTGTCCTGGGCACCTCTCTGGCcgcaccctggccggccctgctgCTCTGAGCCTCACAGCCGGGATCTCCtaaccctcccaccccaggccgcGTCCCCTCACTACTGCCCGGGCTCTTACAGGCACACGAGACCAGACAGAAAACAGCGGGAATAAAAGGGGTCGGTTCTGGGCTCAAGCTGGACCTGGGGCTCCAGGCCGTCACCAGCTGCACCCTCTGTCCCTCTCAGTCCTGCTTCCTTCTCAGGTGGACCGTCTCCGCGCAGCTGCAGCCTAAGGTGTCCGGCCGTCCCAGCTCATGCAGACCTCAGAGCCTTGATTTCAGGGGATGGCACCTTGATTTCTTTCCTGCCAAAACCCAGGGTGTGGACTCCCATGGGCCCTCAGGGCTCATGAGCTCAGGGAATGGGGTGCCCAGATTGCCAGGCAGCTCTGGACCCCACGACTGTCACGAGCCTGAGGCTGTAGGTAGCGGCTACTACCTAAAGGAGGGAAGAGATGCTGGTGAAAAATGAGAAGTattaggtaaacacctgaaactaatataatgatgTATGCCAATTGtaatggaaaataagaaaattatttaaaaaagaaaaaaaaacgcCCAAGAAGTATTGAGGACCCTGTTATATGGAGGAGGAAACCAGCACAGGGAGAAGCCGCCCAGGGTCCCCCGGGGTTACTGCCCCCCTGGGTTTGGGACTGGAAATCTGAAGCAGGGGGAGGGTAGACAGAAACCCCCCAAGTTTGGTGAGCATGTGAGCTGGGCTCTGAGTGCAGGCTGCCAGGTCGGGGTGTGGCagaggcaggcgggcaggggagtgggAACTCTGAGGAGCACCTTCCAGATCACCCCGCTCAGGAAGGGAGGgaccagcccagctctgcctccgtTTCTCTTGCACTGCCGGCCCCAATGTATTCTGGGCTCCCGTCCCTGAAGGAATAAGCTTCTTACATTGGGAGGCTCTGGACTTgtgagaggcaaccgattgactgtctctctcacatggatgttttctctctctctccccctccctcccttcccatctctctaaaaatcaatgggaaaaatatccttgggtgaggattaacaacaacaaagtcaaccaatgaatgcatcagtaagtgaaataacaaattgatgttcctctctctctctgtctctcttcctccctcctcccttcctctctttctctctaaaatcaataaaataaaataagcagagAAGTGCCTAAGTTCTCCAAGGAAGAATGGGCGACAAtcataagtaaatgaatgagtgaatagcATGACTTTGGGCGAGTTTCCTTAGCTCTCAGACTCATGAATTCACCCCTCAGTTCTGTGTGCCGGACACTGAGAATCACACACGATTAAAGTCCAGGAAAATGTCCCCTCCCAGAGCCTGGCATTGTGCTCAGCTCACGTCAACGTCTCCATAGAGACCTGGTGTTTGCCCATCGCTCCGGCCCCGCCTGCCTCACCGGGTTGTGGCAAATGTCAAAGGAGACGGGAAGAACGCCCtgtgtagccctaaccggtgtggctcagtggatagagcgtcgtcctgcagactcaagggtcccgggttcgattctggtcaagggcatgtaccttggttgcgggcacctacCCAtagtggagtgtgcaggaggcagctgatcaatgtttctaactctctatccctctcccctcctctctgtaaaaaatcaataaaatatatatatttttaaaaaagaacgcCCTGTGTAGATGCGGTGCACATACAGCCCTGCACATACAGCCATGCAGAGGCGTGTCACGTACCTGCTCCACCCCAGCGCTCGGCCTGGCACCGAGAATGCAAAGACCAAGAAGACATGGCCCCTGAGTCAAAAGAGCTGACGAAGGGGAGGGGCAGATGGATGTGTGGACAAACTGTAAACCTGGTTGTAGCAGAGAAGCGTGTGTGAGGAACGGGAAAGCCCAGCTGAGGAGGTGCCTCActccgggggggtgggggtggggactcgcCCAGGAAGGCTGCCTGCAGGATGTAACTGCTGAGCTGGGTTTTGAAGGCTCAGTAAGAGTTTTCCCGGAAAGGGGCAAAGGAGCCGGCAAGAGACTAGAGAGAATCCCAGTCCTTTCTTAGACTGTGAGTGGTGTCCTGTGGGTGAAGCACGGAATGCCAGtaagtggtgggagggggagaccGAACAGCCAGAAGGAAGGGTTAAGTCCAGGGAGAGGGCCTGCTGAACTCCCAGTTGCCACCTCTGCCAGGAGGCCTTCCGGACCCACCAGCAGCTCCCCCGACGCCAGCCTTAGTGTTGTGTTGTGAGTTTGCTCACGTGTCTGCGGAGAGCAGTGGCGGTGTCTTCCTGTCTCAGGGCAAAGctcctggcactgggctgggccTCCGGGAAGGAGTATGTTGGACGCCTGGGGCCAGTCTCTTTGGAAGTCTTGCCCAAAGCTACCCATCTGCGTAGAGACTGAGATTTAGAGAGACTTGCAGGCTTCCTGGGGGGTCAAGCTGTTGTGCAAGTTTTTAAAACGCCCtgggcccagtcagggcacatgcccggggtgtgggctcgatcccttgtagggggcatgcaggaggcagccgaccattgagtctctctcatcattgatgtttccatctctctcttcctctctgaaatcaattaaaatgtattaaaaaataataaaatgccctGGGGGGTTTTACAAAGTCCTGGGAGCTGTCGGGAAATGGTGGTTGTGTctgggctgggcccagagcaggAGGACAGGAGGGGGGATGTGCAGGGTCCCTGCCTAGGAATGGCTACAATGTTCGGACTCTGGCCTGTGGGGTGGCACAGGCTTCTCATTGTTCCGCCCCCTCGGCTCTCCACTCTGCCAGAGCCGAAGGGCTTGGGAAGGCTGAGAGACCAGCTctgggagcagggcagagggCCGTCCAATGTCCGTCAGCACCCTACAGAGAACCCGGGGCGGGGAAgaccccctcagccccacccgtCATGGGGGAGGGGCGCAGAATTCGGATCCTGGCGACTCGGTGTCCAGCAACTGGTTCACTGTGTGAACCTTGGCCAGTCCATGCCCCTCTCTGTCCTCAGCTGTGAACAGCCGGAATTGATCCCGAAGTCACAGGAAATCATGAGGATACATAAAAAAGGACATCAGAATTGCAAGGCAACGGTTTTAATGGCTCACATGGACTGAGCTCATTGCACCCCTCACCGCATTCTTACAACCATGGAGTGGGTCACCCAATACTGGCTCCTCAGCGCTCACACGCGGCAGGGTTACACCTCCTCGTGTTGGGTGGGGCCATGAGGCTAGTTCTCGCCAGCAAGTTGTGATCAGAAATGAACCCAGGCCAAAGCACCTAGTAGCTGGTGCGGGATTCAGCACTCTCCCTCCCCTCGGCCACAATGCCCAGCGGCTCCTGAAGGTGGCTGCTGGGCCCCAGAACGAAGATGACATGGAGCAGAGCCTCAGCTGTCCCAAACCACAGTGCACACGAAGCACGAATGAGAAGTAAACCTTAGTTGTTAAAAGCTACTGGGATTTGGGAattgtttgttactgcagcataatttAACCCATCCTGACTGATAcaatccccatttcacagacggaggaactggagctcagagagactgTGACTTGTTCAAAACCACACAGCTATAATAAACCCAGGTGTGAGACTCCACAACCTGTGCCACTTGTCTGGGAGGCCACCACAGTGATTTTTTTGCTTAGGTGGTCTGTCCTCCAAGGCCACTTCCAGGCATGTCAATCTTTTCTTGGGTGGGAAAGAAGGTTGTGTACACGAAGTAATTGTCACTTTGGGCCACTAGAGGGCAGCAGAACCCAGGTTTGTAATTACTGTGCTGGGCAGGTGCTGGAGGAGAGacccaggtgggggcggggcgggggagggtgggggggataCAGAGATGAATGATACTCATTCCTTGCTCTTGAGGTCTTAACAGCCTGGCAGGGAGTGAGATGAAAGAATTCCAGAGTTCAAGCTAGAAGAGGCTACATGAGGACATCTGGTCCCTATTTGAAAaggcaactgaggcccagaagggcaAGTGATCTGATAGAAGTTGCAGAATGAATTGTTGGCCAAAGTGGGGAGAGGACCAGGGCCCCTGGCTTCAGCTCAGGATTTCTGCACCTCTCCGGTCTCCCCTACCCTATCTGGCCAGGCCGCCCCTCCCTCAGACCCTCTGTTCTTCCTCAAGTCTGGCTGGCCCGCAGGCCTCAAAGCAAGAAGGGAAGGGGGTTAGAACTCCAgacggctcccctcccccacccactggcCAGCCAGCAGGTTGCCCTGGTAACAAGAGCACAGGCAAGTTTGAAAACCTTTAGCTCCAATGGGAGGGAACGGATGAGGGGAAGGTCCTAGGTCCATATAgtcaccattcattcatttatggattCATGGATTCTACAGAAATTTACTGAGGCTGATTCTTGCCAGGCCCTGGGACCCCGTGAAGAATGAATCCAGGCCCTTCAGAACTTCGCTGTGCAACATGATAGCCactacataaaacaaaataaacaattcacTCCCTCCCCGCGGTCGCCACATTGTAAGTGCTCAATTGCCACCTATGGCTAGCGCCTGTCGCATGGGACGGCATGGGTATAGAATATTTCCATTATCACAGAACGTTCCATTGGCCGGCGTGGCCCCAGCAGCGCCCTCGCTAAGGAGAGCAGTGCCCCGGGGAACAGACGGACCGCCCAGCGCGGTGTGGGCGGCGATGTCCTCGCCAGCACAAAGCAGGTGACAAGGCGGTGAGAGGAGATGCCGGGAGAacacagcccgggccctggtgcAGGGTGAGTGCCGGGAAGATGTGGCTGCGGTCCCCGGGGTCTGAGTTTCCGGAAGGAGCTGTCCACACGCCCGTCTTCTGagctccttcccagccctggcaCTTTGTAAGTGAAGCCAAGGGCAGCTCCGATCATCACCATCTTTATTTTCACGATTGCGTGGTCGAGGCAGAAGAGGGTGGCCAGCCCACAATGCCGAGCCAGGCGGGGTGGTCTTGTGGgccccacaggccagggctgggttgTGCTCGGGTCCtcagggcctcagggcaggggccCTCGGAGCGAACAGGGCGGGGCTCAGGGAGCAGCCCCTCCTGTGGCCTCCAGGAGCTGGGGAAAGGCCTCAGCTGGCGGGCAAGGTGGCCCGAGGGTCACAGAACTGGGGATGTGGGGGCAATGCTGAGGGCAAGCAGAAGCGAGGTTGGCACTGGGATCACCTCACGGTATCAGGTTGGCCATGTTCGAAgtgtccccctctccctgctggaGGCATCCCTCCAGGCGACAGCGTCTGTGGGAGAGCAGATTCGGGGAGGGCAGGCAGCAGGCGCGGAGCCCCAGGTGGCCCTGACTCCAGG
Encoded proteins:
- the SMIM45 gene encoding protein SMIM45, which encodes MPHFLDWFVPVYLVVSVLILVGFGACIYYFEPGLQEAHKWRMQRPVADRDLRKTLMVRDNLAFGGPEA